A DNA window from Desulfobacterales bacterium contains the following coding sequences:
- a CDS encoding alpha-ketoacid dehydrogenase subunit beta has product MQTFGMGQAINQALREEMLRDADVFLAGEGIGVSIHSSPMLPTAGLLKDFGAGRVKDTPVSEAAIAGLAVGAAVAGLRPVVEIIFNPFFTLASDMIVNHAAKLRYLSGGKSSFPLVVRMKSGAGFGAGCQHSHNLEAWPAHCPGLKVVMPATPADAKGLLKSAIRDPNPVVFIEDMMLYFVPGPVPDEEYLIPIGQADIKRQGTDVTVVTWSKMVGVALKAAEQIARDGIDMEIVDLRTLVPMDKKTLLDSVRKTGRLVVLHEATRTGGFAGEVAAVVMEEAFDSLKAPLRRVTGPDIPVPASPPLERFYIPSKESLISSVKEIVPQSGGSG; this is encoded by the coding sequence ATGCAGACATTTGGAATGGGACAGGCCATAAATCAAGCGCTGAGAGAAGAAATGCTGCGCGACGCTGATGTGTTTCTGGCCGGAGAAGGAATCGGGGTGAGCATCCATAGCAGCCCGATGCTTCCAACCGCCGGCTTATTGAAAGATTTTGGTGCAGGACGGGTGAAAGATACTCCCGTTTCAGAGGCAGCGATCGCTGGGTTGGCGGTAGGGGCGGCAGTGGCCGGGCTAAGGCCAGTGGTGGAAATCATTTTCAATCCATTTTTCACCCTTGCCTCGGATATGATCGTGAATCATGCCGCCAAGCTGCGATACCTGTCCGGCGGAAAATCTTCTTTCCCGCTTGTCGTGCGCATGAAAAGCGGTGCCGGATTCGGTGCCGGCTGCCAGCATTCACATAACCTGGAAGCGTGGCCGGCGCATTGCCCGGGGCTGAAGGTCGTCATGCCCGCCACGCCGGCCGATGCCAAAGGGCTTCTCAAGTCCGCTATCCGGGATCCGAATCCCGTTGTTTTCATCGAAGACATGATGCTTTACTTTGTCCCCGGACCGGTTCCGGACGAGGAGTACCTGATCCCCATCGGGCAGGCCGACATCAAGCGTCAGGGAACAGATGTTACCGTGGTCACATGGTCCAAGATGGTGGGCGTGGCCCTGAAGGCGGCCGAACAGATAGCACGGGATGGCATTGACATGGAAATAGTGGATCTGCGCACCCTTGTGCCCATGGATAAGAAGACTCTCCTTGATTCCGTCCGCAAGACCGGTCGCCTGGTCGTATTGCATGAGGCCACGCGAACCGGCGGCTTTGCCGGCGAAGTGGCGGCTGTGGTGATGGAAGAGGCTTTCGACAGCTTGAAAGCACCACTGCGACGAGTGACCGGTCCGGATATCCCCGTTCCTGCCAGTCCGCCCCTGGAGCGCTTTTACATTCCCAGCAAGGAGAGCCTGATTTCGTCGGTAAAAGAAATCGTCCCACAATCCGGGGGAAGCGGATGA